A genomic region of Palaemon carinicauda isolate YSFRI2023 chromosome 22, ASM3689809v2, whole genome shotgun sequence contains the following coding sequences:
- the LOC137616482 gene encoding uncharacterized protein: MHQSVILLSLAAAVLADKDFSEKYTFTKVMASCLGEDAYYDYLAQVGTAQRECQQLPVSSLQTVGYPYYHQPGYLNSPAGYSPHIQHPLQHQQHSGPIFGVPQGYPQYHLLQKRESDGNVSTGAAPKKPFFDQYYLLDSINTITASLSNYTCVLHKLGLIDEYLNLRVDNYIQQINQKPISQELKKDLADGATYCRDLTYCLPVERLKSPLPLNLQRLLLAMKCEKEARIDACFKEDIRRNIHEFDLSLFPKDDTQESKLNKLSAIVMEADSVDELQVL; encoded by the exons ATGCATCAATCTGTGATTCTATTATCACTGGCGGCCGCCGTTCTGGCTGACAAAGATTTCTCAGAGAAATACACCTTCACCAAG GTCATGGCAAGCTGCCTTGGAGAAGATGCGTACTACGACTATTTGGCACAAGTTGGCACTGCCCAGAGAGAGTGCCAACAGCTTCCGGTGTCAAGTCTGCAGACTGTTGGTTATCCTTACTACCATCAACCT GGATACCTGAACAGCCCGGCGGGTTACTCTCCACACATACAACATCCTCTTCAACATCAACAACATTCAGGACCAATCTTTGGGGTACCTCAAGGGTATCCTCAGTACCA TCTCCTACAGAAACGTGAATCCGATGGCAACGTATCTACAGGAGCTGCCCCAAAGAAGCCCTTCTTCGACCAGTATTATCTCCTGGATTCTATCAACACCATCACCGCCTCCCTCAGCAACTACACCTGCGTCCTCCATAAACTGGGTCTC ATTGACGAATACCTCAATTTGAGAGTTGACAACTACATCCAACAAATAAACCAGAAGCCAATTAGCCAAGAACTCAAGAAGGATCTGGCAGATGGAGCCACCTACTGCAGGGATCTAACT TATTGTCTTCCTGTGGAGAGGCTTAAGTCTCCTCTCCCTCTGAACCTGCAACGCCTCCTGCTGGCCATGAAATGCGAAAAGGAAGCAAGGATTGACGCATGCTTCAAGGAGGATATCAGGAGGAACATCCACGAGTTCGACCTTTCCTTGTTCCCCAAGGATGACACTCAGGAGAGCAAGCTGAATAAGCTCTCGGCCATCGTCATGGAAGCAGATTCAGTCGACGAATTGCAAGTTCTTTGA